A stretch of Streptosporangiales bacterium DNA encodes these proteins:
- a CDS encoding endonuclease, translating into MSASRERQIRTLLDRHGQTYASQAKIGLADKPAPLFQHLVLSLLLSARIKNDIAVAAMRALLDAKLTTPAKMADATWAHRTKLLNRSGYARYDESTSRMLGDTAERVRTQYGGDLRRLRAAGDGGVTALRNLVKEFKGIGDVGADIFLREVQGVWPEVHPFVDAKAAQGAQLLELPTEPGRLAKLVDRADFPRLVCACVRVTFAKDAAEVKAA; encoded by the coding sequence ATGTCGGCATCCAGGGAGAGGCAAATCCGTACGTTGCTCGACCGACACGGTCAAACCTACGCAAGCCAGGCCAAGATCGGCCTGGCGGACAAACCCGCACCGCTGTTCCAGCACCTGGTGCTGTCGCTGCTGCTCTCCGCGCGGATCAAGAACGACATCGCCGTCGCCGCGATGCGGGCACTACTCGACGCGAAGCTCACCACGCCGGCGAAGATGGCCGACGCGACGTGGGCGCACCGCACCAAGTTGCTGAACCGGTCGGGCTACGCGCGCTACGACGAGAGCACGTCCAGGATGCTCGGCGACACGGCCGAACGGGTGCGCACGCAGTACGGAGGCGACCTGCGCAGGCTCCGCGCCGCCGGCGACGGTGGCGTCACGGCGCTGCGGAACCTGGTGAAGGAGTTCAAGGGCATCGGCGACGTCGGCGCCGACATCTTCCTGCGCGAGGTGCAGGGCGTCTGGCCGGAGGTACACCCGTTCGTCGACGCCAAGGCGGCGCAGGGCGCGCAGCTGCTCGAGCTGCCCACGGAACCCGGCCGGCTGGCGAAGCTGGTCGACCGCGCGGACTTCCCACGGTTGGTCTGCGCGTGCGTACGGGTGACGTTCGCGAAGGACGCGGCGGAGGTCAAGGCCGCGTGA
- a CDS encoding polysulfide reductase → MSENRSYYGRPVLKEPAWRVPDVPGYLFLGGLAGASAGAAALCDLTGRAGLCRTYRAVAAGAAVSSVGALIHDLGRPARFLYMLRVFKPTSPLSVGSWILAPFGGLATAAAAAEFAGRARWARPAGIGAGVLGPAMCTYTAVLLADTAVPAWHSAYRELPFVFAGSALTSAAGAGLLCGGRAEHEPARRMGWLGAGIELVASGLLERAHGLAGEPYRTGRARRLLRAATGLTIAGAGLSAAGRRSRVATGLAGAAYLAAGLCTRFGVFDAGIRSTRDPKYVVTPQRDRLTQTT, encoded by the coding sequence ATGAGCGAGAACCGGTCGTACTACGGGCGCCCCGTACTGAAGGAGCCGGCGTGGCGGGTGCCCGACGTGCCCGGGTACCTGTTCCTCGGTGGGTTGGCCGGCGCCAGCGCGGGCGCGGCGGCGCTGTGCGACCTGACCGGGCGCGCGGGTCTGTGCCGGACCTACCGGGCGGTCGCCGCGGGCGCGGCCGTGTCGAGCGTCGGCGCGTTGATCCACGACCTCGGCCGGCCGGCGCGGTTCCTCTACATGCTGCGGGTGTTCAAGCCGACCTCGCCGCTGTCCGTCGGCTCGTGGATCCTCGCCCCGTTCGGCGGGCTGGCGACCGCCGCTGCGGCCGCGGAGTTCGCCGGCCGGGCGAGATGGGCTCGGCCAGCGGGGATCGGCGCGGGGGTGCTCGGCCCGGCCATGTGCACGTACACCGCCGTGCTGCTGGCCGACACTGCCGTGCCCGCCTGGCATTCGGCGTACCGCGAGCTGCCGTTCGTGTTCGCCGGGAGCGCGTTGACCTCGGCCGCGGGTGCGGGGCTGCTGTGCGGCGGCCGGGCGGAGCACGAGCCGGCCCGTCGGATGGGTTGGCTCGGGGCGGGGATAGAGCTGGTCGCCTCGGGGCTACTGGAGCGCGCGCACGGCCTCGCCGGTGAGCCGTACCGCACCGGCCGGGCACGGCGGCTGCTCCGCGCCGCCACCGGCCTGACCATCGCGGGCGCCGGCCTGTCGGCCGCCGGCCGCCGGAGCCGGGTCGCCACCGGCCTGGCCGGCGCCGCGTACCTCGCGGCCGGCCTATGCACCCGCTTCGGCGTCTTCGACGCCGGCATCCGGTCGACCCGGGACCCGAAGTACGTCGTCACCCCACAACGCGACCGGCTGACGCAAACGACCTAG
- a CDS encoding molybdopterin-dependent oxidoreductase, whose product MGTSFGRGGATTFQQDLAASDCIVIQGSNMAECHPVGFQWVMEAKAHGAKVIHVDPRFTRTSAVADQYVPLRAGTDIAFLGGLINYVLTHELDFRDYVVAYTNAGAILREDFVDTEDLDGLFSGYDPESRHYDTTSWEYEAADVHPAAGQRDQWSENAGQVGVEHGGRAIKAAASGQRYGSGGATVGSKPRIDETLQHPRCVYQVLKRHFARYTPELVERVCGIPATDFHAVAEAVTSNSGRERTTAWCYSVGWTQHTVGVQYIRCASILQALLGNIGRPGGGILALRGHASIQGSTDVPTLFDLLPGYIPMPHAHHHVDLDGFVAADAGTTGFWGNMRAYTVSLLKAWWGDAATADNDYCFDYLPRINGNHGTYRTVLDQIAGKVKGYFLVGENPAVGSANGRLQRLGLANLDWLVVRDLSLVESATFWRDGPEVTIGEMRAEDIGTEVFFLPAAAHTEKAGTFTNTQRLLQWHRQATDPPGEVRSDLWFYYHLGRRLKEKVADSADERDRPLQDLTWDYPTAGAYEEPSAEAVLAEINGYGPDGHLSAYTQLRDDGSTSCGVWIYCGVYADGVNQADRRRPRTEQSRVAPEWGWAWPANRRILYNRASADPQGRPWSERKRYVWWDTGARRWVGEDVPDFEATKPPDYRPPEGARAEDAIAGTDPFVMQTDGLAWLHAPAGLVDGPLPTHYEPVESPVDNLLYGQRTNPTAEAYLHPGNRHHDVDGAVYPFVFTTYRLTEHHTAGGMSRTLPYLAELQPEFFCEVSPALARERGLTHCGWAVLITARAVVEARVLVTDRLRPLRIGDQVVHQIGVPYHWGGNGLSTGDSANDLLAVLLDPNVHIQEAKAATCDIRPGRRPGGAQLRELVEAYRRRAGIDEPRGGPAA is encoded by the coding sequence CTGGGGACCAGCTTCGGGCGGGGCGGTGCCACCACGTTCCAGCAGGATCTCGCCGCCTCCGACTGCATCGTGATCCAGGGCTCGAACATGGCCGAGTGTCACCCGGTCGGGTTCCAGTGGGTGATGGAGGCGAAGGCGCACGGCGCGAAGGTCATCCACGTCGACCCGCGGTTCACCCGGACGAGCGCGGTGGCCGACCAGTACGTCCCGCTACGGGCCGGTACGGACATCGCCTTCCTCGGCGGCCTGATCAACTACGTGCTCACCCACGAGCTCGACTTCCGTGACTACGTGGTCGCGTACACCAACGCCGGGGCGATCCTGCGCGAGGACTTCGTGGACACCGAGGACCTGGACGGGCTGTTCTCCGGCTACGACCCCGAGAGCCGGCACTACGACACCACGTCGTGGGAGTACGAGGCGGCGGACGTCCACCCGGCCGCAGGACAGCGCGACCAGTGGTCGGAGAACGCCGGCCAGGTCGGCGTCGAGCACGGCGGCCGGGCGATAAAGGCGGCCGCCAGCGGGCAGAGGTACGGCAGCGGCGGCGCCACCGTCGGCAGCAAACCCCGCATCGACGAGACGCTGCAACACCCACGGTGTGTGTACCAGGTGTTGAAGCGGCACTTCGCCAGATACACGCCAGAGCTGGTCGAGCGGGTCTGCGGCATTCCCGCCACGGACTTCCATGCCGTCGCGGAGGCGGTCACCAGCAACTCAGGCAGGGAACGCACGACGGCGTGGTGCTACTCCGTCGGCTGGACCCAGCACACGGTCGGTGTGCAGTACATCAGGTGCGCGTCGATCCTGCAGGCGTTGCTCGGCAACATCGGCCGGCCGGGAGGCGGCATCCTCGCATTGCGCGGGCACGCGAGCATCCAGGGCTCCACCGACGTCCCGACACTGTTCGACCTGCTGCCCGGGTACATCCCCATGCCGCACGCGCACCACCACGTCGACCTGGACGGCTTCGTAGCCGCCGATGCGGGTACGACCGGTTTCTGGGGCAACATGCGGGCCTACACGGTCAGTCTGCTGAAGGCGTGGTGGGGTGACGCGGCCACCGCCGACAACGACTACTGCTTCGACTACCTGCCCAGGATCAACGGCAACCACGGGACGTACCGCACAGTGCTCGACCAGATCGCCGGCAAGGTGAAGGGGTACTTCCTGGTCGGTGAGAACCCGGCGGTCGGCTCCGCCAACGGCCGACTGCAGCGGCTGGGACTGGCCAACCTCGACTGGCTCGTCGTACGCGACCTGTCGTTGGTCGAGAGCGCGACGTTTTGGCGCGACGGCCCCGAGGTCACCATCGGCGAGATGCGGGCGGAGGACATCGGCACCGAGGTCTTCTTCCTGCCGGCCGCGGCACACACCGAGAAGGCCGGCACGTTCACCAACACGCAGCGGCTGCTGCAGTGGCACAGGCAGGCGACCGACCCACCCGGGGAGGTGCGCAGCGACCTGTGGTTCTACTACCACCTGGGCCGGCGGCTGAAGGAGAAGGTCGCCGACTCCGCGGACGAGCGCGACCGTCCGCTGCAGGACCTCACCTGGGACTACCCCACAGCAGGCGCGTACGAGGAACCCAGCGCCGAGGCCGTGCTCGCCGAGATCAACGGGTACGGGCCCGACGGTCACCTCTCGGCGTACACCCAGCTGCGCGACGACGGCTCGACCAGCTGCGGCGTCTGGATCTACTGCGGGGTCTACGCCGACGGCGTCAACCAGGCGGACAGGCGCCGGCCAAGGACGGAACAGAGCCGGGTCGCGCCCGAGTGGGGGTGGGCCTGGCCCGCCAACAGGCGCATCCTCTACAACCGGGCCTCCGCCGACCCGCAGGGACGGCCGTGGAGCGAACGGAAGCGGTACGTGTGGTGGGACACCGGCGCACGCCGGTGGGTCGGCGAGGACGTCCCCGACTTCGAGGCGACCAAGCCGCCGGACTACCGGCCACCAGAAGGGGCGCGCGCCGAGGACGCCATCGCAGGGACCGACCCGTTCGTCATGCAGACCGACGGGCTGGCGTGGCTGCACGCGCCTGCGGGTCTCGTCGATGGCCCGTTGCCCACGCACTACGAGCCGGTCGAGTCACCCGTCGACAACCTGTTGTACGGCCAGCGCACCAACCCGACGGCGGAGGCGTACCTGCACCCGGGTAACCGCCACCACGACGTCGACGGTGCGGTCTACCCGTTCGTGTTCACGACCTACCGCCTCACCGAACACCACACCGCCGGCGGGATGAGCCGCACGCTGCCGTACCTCGCCGAGCTGCAACCCGAGTTCTTCTGCGAGGTCTCGCCCGCGCTCGCGCGAGAGCGTGGGTTGACGCACTGCGGCTGGGCCGTCCTGATCACCGCACGCGCGGTGGTCGAGGCGCGCGTGCTGGTCACCGACAGGCTCCGGCCGCTGCGCATCGGCGACCAGGTGGTGCACCAGATCGGGGTGCCGTACCACTGGGGCGGGAACGGCCTGTCCACCGGTGACTCGGCGAACGACCTGCTCGCCGTGTTGCTCGACCCGAACGTGCACATCCAGGAGGCGAAGGCGGCGACCTGTGACATCCGTCCCGGCCGCCGGCCAGGCGGTGCGCAGCTGCGGGAGCTGGTGGAGGCGTACCGGCGCCGCGCCGGTATCGACGAGCCGAGGGGAGGACCAGCCGCGTGA
- a CDS encoding ANTAR domain-containing protein — protein sequence MLSEEHDLARWFAAAARHLRATQGTGTTVAEICDLAVAVVAGCTSASVTEAHHDRGMLLAATDETAKALHNVQYELREGPDLEQIWQERIVWCDDFADERRWPRFAAHAVENGVHSMVAIQLFTQDDTLGSLNLFAAQPGAFDEVTREVAQIFASHAAVALATANEQAQLSEALHTRQRIGQATGILAERHGLTTEQAFTLLAQSSQNHNIKVRDLAKRIVAAEDAARGSARQRTVTTG from the coding sequence GTGTTGTCCGAAGAGCACGATCTCGCGCGGTGGTTCGCCGCCGCTGCCCGACATCTCAGGGCAACCCAAGGTACGGGGACTACCGTCGCGGAGATCTGTGACCTGGCCGTCGCAGTCGTCGCCGGCTGCACGTCCGCGTCCGTCACCGAGGCGCACCACGATAGGGGCATGCTGCTCGCCGCGACCGACGAGACCGCGAAGGCGCTGCACAATGTGCAGTACGAGCTGCGCGAAGGGCCGGACCTGGAACAGATCTGGCAGGAGCGGATCGTCTGGTGCGACGACTTCGCGGACGAGCGCCGCTGGCCCAGGTTCGCCGCGCACGCGGTCGAGAACGGCGTGCACAGCATGGTCGCGATTCAGCTGTTCACCCAGGACGACACCCTGGGGTCGCTGAACCTGTTCGCCGCCCAGCCCGGCGCGTTCGACGAGGTCACCCGTGAGGTCGCACAGATCTTCGCCTCCCACGCTGCGGTCGCCCTGGCCACAGCGAACGAGCAGGCGCAGCTCTCCGAGGCCCTGCACACCAGGCAGCGCATCGGCCAGGCGACCGGCATTCTCGCCGAGCGGCACGGTCTCACGACCGAACAGGCGTTCACGCTGCTCGCCCAGTCGTCGCAGAACCACAACATCAAGGTGCGCGACCTGGCCAAGCGGATCGTCGCCGCCGAGGACGCCGCCCGTGGGAGTGCTCGACAACGGACGGTCACGA
- a CDS encoding thiamine pyrophosphate-requiring protein, translated as MPHTVADYLLERLREWGVEHVFGYPGDGINALLAAWGRAGDSPRFVQSRHEELSAFEATGYAKFSRRLGVCAATSGPGAIHLLNGLYDAKLDHTPVLAIVGQTHRSAIGGSYQQEVDLLSLYKDVASDYVQMVTVPEQLPNVVDRAIRTSLARQTVTAVIIPEDVQELDYSPPTHEFMMVPSSLGMSQPAARPADDDLQRAADILNAGERVAMLIGQGAADAAREVERVADVLGAGVAKALLGKDVLSDDLPYVTGAIGLLGTRPSYEMMRDCDTLLTVGSSFPYTQFLPDLDGARGVQIERDPTLVGMRYPYEVNLVGDARSTLAGLLPLLEKKQDRSWRERIERDVARWWEVMERRAGVSADPINPELVFHELSPMLPSDAIVTADSGSVANWYARHLKFGGQMRGSLSGNLATMCPGLPYAVGAKFVHPDRPAVALVGDGAMQMNGISELISVGKFWTEWDDPRLVVCVLNNQDLNQVTWELRAMGGAPQFLPSQQIPDFPYAEYARVLGLRGIKVEEPGGVQTAWEQALAADRPCLLEFVTDPAVPPIPPHATWEQMENALESIVRGDSDRWGVLKEGVKAKLQEVLAGPRSRS; from the coding sequence ATGCCGCATACCGTCGCCGACTACCTGCTCGAACGACTCCGGGAGTGGGGAGTCGAACACGTCTTCGGGTACCCGGGTGACGGGATCAACGCGTTGCTCGCCGCCTGGGGACGCGCGGGTGACTCGCCACGCTTCGTGCAGTCCAGGCACGAAGAGCTGTCGGCCTTCGAGGCAACGGGTTACGCGAAGTTCTCCCGGCGTCTCGGGGTGTGCGCCGCGACGTCCGGTCCCGGCGCGATCCATCTGCTCAACGGCCTCTACGACGCGAAGCTGGACCACACTCCCGTGCTGGCGATCGTCGGCCAGACCCACCGCAGCGCGATCGGCGGCAGCTATCAGCAGGAGGTCGACCTGCTGTCGTTGTACAAGGACGTCGCCAGCGACTACGTGCAGATGGTCACCGTGCCGGAACAGCTGCCCAACGTCGTGGATCGCGCGATCCGGACGTCGCTCGCCCGGCAGACGGTGACGGCCGTCATCATTCCTGAAGACGTGCAGGAACTCGACTACTCGCCGCCGACGCACGAGTTCATGATGGTGCCGTCGAGCCTTGGCATGTCGCAGCCGGCCGCCAGGCCGGCGGACGACGACCTGCAGCGAGCTGCGGACATCCTCAACGCCGGCGAGCGGGTCGCAATGCTCATCGGGCAGGGCGCCGCGGACGCCGCGCGTGAGGTCGAACGGGTGGCCGACGTGCTCGGCGCCGGGGTCGCCAAGGCACTACTCGGCAAGGACGTGCTGTCCGACGACCTGCCGTACGTCACGGGTGCCATCGGCCTGCTCGGCACCCGGCCGAGCTACGAGATGATGCGCGACTGCGACACCTTGCTGACCGTCGGCTCGAGTTTCCCCTACACCCAGTTCCTGCCGGATCTCGACGGAGCGCGCGGCGTGCAGATCGAGCGCGATCCCACGCTCGTCGGCATGCGGTACCCGTACGAGGTGAACCTCGTCGGCGACGCGCGTTCGACGCTCGCCGGCCTGCTGCCGCTGCTCGAGAAGAAGCAGGACAGGTCGTGGCGGGAACGGATCGAGAGGGACGTCGCCCGCTGGTGGGAGGTGATGGAACGCCGCGCAGGCGTCTCCGCCGACCCGATCAACCCCGAGCTCGTGTTCCACGAGCTGTCCCCGATGCTGCCGTCCGACGCGATCGTCACGGCCGACTCGGGTTCGGTCGCGAACTGGTACGCGCGTCACCTGAAGTTCGGGGGCCAGATGCGCGGGTCGCTGTCCGGCAACCTCGCCACCATGTGCCCGGGGCTGCCGTACGCCGTGGGTGCCAAGTTCGTGCACCCGGACCGGCCTGCCGTCGCGTTGGTGGGCGACGGCGCCATGCAGATGAACGGCATCAGCGAACTGATCAGTGTCGGCAAGTTCTGGACCGAATGGGACGACCCGAGGCTCGTCGTCTGCGTGCTGAACAACCAGGATCTCAACCAGGTCACCTGGGAGCTGCGGGCGATGGGCGGTGCGCCGCAGTTTCTGCCGTCGCAACAGATTCCCGACTTCCCGTACGCCGAGTACGCCCGGGTGCTCGGCCTGCGCGGCATAAAGGTCGAGGAACCCGGCGGTGTGCAGACCGCTTGGGAGCAGGCGTTGGCCGCCGACCGGCCGTGTCTGCTCGAGTTCGTGACCGACCCAGCGGTGCCGCCGATCCCGCCGCACGCCACCTGGGAGCAGATGGAGAACGCACTGGAGTCCATCGTCCGCGGCGACAGCGACCGATGGGGCGTGCTGAAGGAAGGCGTGAAGGCAAAGCTGCAAGAGGTCCTCGCCGGGCCGAGGTCCCGCTCGTAG
- a CDS encoding 4Fe-4S dicluster domain-containing protein has protein sequence MGFFTDTSVCIGCKACEVACKEWNEVPSTGLDLLGQSFDNTGGLGADSWRHVAFVEQRVPVADEVATVDLGMPSVGMPEQPAGDGDTAVRWLMSSDVCKHCTHAACLDVCPTGSLFRTEFGTVVVQEDICNGCGYCVPACPYGVIERRETDGRAFKCTLCYDRLGDGLEPACAKACPTDSIQFGELDELRDRADRRLAAVRGEGATGARLYGRDPGDGVGGAGAFFLLLDEPEVYGLPPDPVVTTRDLPAMWKHAAAAAVSVAAGIALAFTRRRR, from the coding sequence ATGGGGTTCTTCACCGACACCTCGGTCTGCATCGGCTGCAAGGCGTGCGAGGTGGCGTGCAAGGAGTGGAACGAGGTGCCGTCGACCGGGCTCGACCTGCTCGGGCAGTCGTTCGACAACACCGGTGGGCTCGGCGCGGACAGCTGGCGGCACGTCGCGTTCGTCGAACAGCGGGTGCCGGTGGCCGACGAGGTGGCGACCGTGGACCTCGGCATGCCGTCCGTGGGCATGCCGGAGCAGCCGGCCGGCGACGGTGACACGGCCGTGCGTTGGCTGATGTCCAGTGACGTGTGCAAGCACTGCACCCATGCCGCGTGCCTGGACGTCTGCCCGACCGGTTCGCTGTTCCGTACCGAGTTCGGCACGGTGGTCGTGCAGGAGGACATCTGCAACGGTTGCGGCTACTGCGTACCCGCCTGCCCGTACGGCGTCATCGAACGCCGCGAGACCGACGGCCGGGCGTTCAAGTGCACGCTCTGCTACGACCGGCTCGGCGACGGCCTCGAACCGGCCTGTGCGAAGGCCTGCCCGACCGACTCGATCCAGTTCGGTGAGCTGGACGAGCTCCGTGACCGCGCGGACCGCCGGCTGGCCGCCGTACGGGGCGAGGGCGCAACGGGCGCCAGGCTCTACGGCCGTGACCCGGGCGACGGGGTGGGTGGTGCAGGCGCGTTCTTCCTGCTGCTCGACGAGCCCGAGGTGTACGGCCTGCCGCCCGACCCGGTGGTGACCACCCGCGACCTCCCGGCGATGTGGAAGCACGCGGCCGCCGCCGCGGTGTCCGTCGCCGCGGGGATCGCGCTCGCGTTCACCAGGAGGCGGCGATGA
- a CDS encoding glycosyltransferase translates to MHIAMVTGQTLPPERTYQPTGTQSQVVPLASRLVERGHDVTVYVPSDDDSSTAGSARGVRVEYVDVGTEDDDMPARYAAGLRRRWQQEAPDLAHASSWTAGLATVAAERDDVAFVQDYRDTEGSHLDGQVQRLAAALGQRAERAVVASRAQADVLARRGVARGDISVVPYGVDDQLFVPDGSRVEHDGQLRLVCPDGTADGHGSDLLIRSLRSVPDAELLIVDYPEGDSASDQRRDLAAELDVADRVEVVDDPPPAELARLFQSADLVVSTPTTDASIAGCVEAMACGTAVLATSAGGRDEIVVDKVTGRLVAAEAEQMGATIHQLLHDPPRRRAYGIAAADRASVCYSWDRVAESVEGVYTNALGSGRFSGSRSVGSFRLSSPA, encoded by the coding sequence ATGCATATCGCGATGGTGACCGGGCAAACACTGCCCCCTGAGCGTACGTACCAACCAACCGGCACGCAGTCGCAGGTAGTACCGCTGGCGAGCCGGCTGGTGGAACGCGGCCACGACGTAACGGTCTACGTACCGTCCGACGACGACTCGTCGACGGCCGGCAGCGCACGCGGTGTTCGCGTCGAGTACGTGGACGTCGGTACCGAGGACGACGACATGCCGGCCCGCTACGCCGCGGGTTTGCGGCGGCGGTGGCAGCAGGAGGCGCCCGACCTGGCGCACGCTTCGTCGTGGACCGCCGGCCTGGCCACCGTGGCCGCCGAGCGGGACGACGTCGCCTTCGTCCAGGACTACCGCGACACCGAAGGCTCGCACCTGGACGGCCAGGTGCAGCGGCTCGCGGCCGCCCTCGGGCAACGCGCCGAGCGGGCCGTGGTGGCCAGCCGCGCCCAGGCCGACGTGCTGGCCAGGCGCGGGGTAGCCAGAGGGGACATCTCCGTGGTCCCGTACGGCGTGGACGACCAGCTCTTCGTGCCGGACGGCTCGCGGGTCGAACACGACGGCCAGTTGCGGCTGGTGTGCCCGGACGGCACCGCCGACGGGCACGGTAGCGATCTGTTGATCCGGTCGCTGCGCTCGGTGCCGGACGCCGAGCTGTTGATCGTCGACTACCCCGAGGGTGACAGCGCCAGTGACCAGCGCAGGGACCTGGCCGCCGAGCTCGACGTCGCCGACCGGGTCGAGGTCGTCGACGACCCGCCGCCAGCGGAGCTCGCCCGGCTCTTCCAGTCCGCGGACCTCGTGGTGAGCACGCCGACGACCGATGCCAGCATCGCCGGCTGTGTCGAGGCGATGGCCTGCGGGACCGCCGTGCTCGCGACGAGCGCAGGCGGTCGCGACGAGATCGTCGTGGACAAGGTGACCGGCCGGCTCGTCGCCGCCGAGGCCGAGCAGATGGGGGCGACCATCCACCAGCTGCTGCACGACCCGCCGCGCCGCCGCGCGTACGGCATCGCCGCCGCGGACCGCGCGTCCGTCTGCTACTCCTGGGACCGGGTCGCCGAGAGTGTCGAGGGCGTGTACACCAACGCCCTGGGCAGCGGCCGGTTCAGCGGTAGCCGCAGCGTCGGCTCGTTCCGGCTCAGTAGCCCGGCGTGA
- a CDS encoding dehydrogenase has product MGLRRWLGAWPAFRQLSGSDRLARGEAARSRTQRRARTAAADQVVQSVCPYCAVGCGQRVYVKDGAVTQIEGDPDSPISRGRLCPKGAASKQLVTHAGRAGTVLYRRPHGTEWEQLPLSQAMEMIADRVLTTRRESWQDVDEDGRPVRRTMGIASLGGATLDNEENYLMKKLYTAMGAVQVENQARI; this is encoded by the coding sequence ATGGGCCTGCGGCGCTGGCTGGGTGCGTGGCCGGCATTCCGCCAGCTCAGCGGGTCCGACCGGCTGGCGCGTGGCGAGGCGGCCAGGTCCCGTACGCAACGCCGTGCGCGCACGGCGGCGGCCGACCAGGTGGTGCAGTCGGTCTGCCCGTACTGCGCGGTCGGCTGCGGCCAGCGCGTGTACGTCAAGGACGGCGCGGTCACCCAGATCGAAGGCGACCCAGACTCGCCGATCTCCCGCGGCCGGTTGTGCCCGAAGGGCGCCGCCAGCAAGCAGCTCGTCACCCACGCCGGCCGCGCCGGGACGGTGCTCTACCGGCGCCCGCACGGCACCGAGTGGGAGCAGCTCCCGCTGTCGCAGGCGATGGAGATGATCGCCGACCGGGTGCTCACCACCCGCCGCGAGTCCTGGCAGGACGTCGACGAGGACGGCCGTCCCGTACGCAGGACCATGGGCATCGCGAGCCTGGGCGGCGCCACCTTGGACAACGAAGAGAACTACCTGATGAAGAAGCTCTACACCGCGATGGGAGCTGTGCAGGTGGAGAACCAGGCGCGGATATGA
- a CDS encoding SigB/SigF/SigG family RNA polymerase sigma factor — protein sequence MTTSTDMQCTDAELFGQLASAADEGAKERAREVMVERYSWLVRWAVNRYTGRGEQTEELDQVGYLGLMEAIQRFDAGRGVDFVTFARPTVLGEIRRHFRDSRRWVRLPRRIQELKMQIKEASEQLCQERGHQPSAAELAAHLETSERAVEEALATDDTFSPLSLDAPVSDEEEAATYLDTLSDDDQDLESVVDTESLWPLVERLPEREQEMVLLRFYGNKTQSDIADQLGISQMHVSRLLNQTLRSLREELVA from the coding sequence ATGACGACGTCAACCGACATGCAATGCACTGATGCGGAGCTCTTCGGACAGCTGGCTTCCGCCGCCGACGAAGGAGCCAAGGAACGCGCTCGCGAAGTAATGGTGGAGCGGTACAGCTGGCTGGTGCGCTGGGCGGTGAACAGATACACCGGCCGCGGCGAGCAGACCGAGGAGCTCGACCAGGTCGGCTATCTGGGCCTGATGGAAGCCATCCAAAGGTTCGACGCCGGACGCGGGGTCGACTTCGTCACCTTCGCCCGGCCGACCGTGCTCGGCGAGATCCGCCGCCACTTCAGGGACAGCCGCCGCTGGGTACGGTTGCCGCGCCGGATCCAAGAGCTGAAGATGCAGATCAAGGAAGCCTCGGAGCAGCTCTGCCAGGAGAGGGGGCACCAGCCCTCCGCGGCGGAACTGGCCGCGCACCTGGAGACGAGCGAGCGGGCGGTCGAGGAGGCGCTGGCGACCGACGACACGTTCTCGCCGCTCTCCCTCGACGCGCCCGTCAGCGACGAGGAGGAGGCCGCGACCTATCTGGACACGCTCAGCGACGACGACCAGGACCTGGAGAGCGTCGTGGACACCGAGTCACTGTGGCCACTTGTCGAGCGGCTGCCGGAGCGCGAGCAGGAGATGGTGCTGCTGCGCTTCTACGGGAACAAGACCCAAAGCGACATCGCCGATCAGCTCGGCATCTCACAGATGCACGTGTCGCGCCTGCTCAACCAGACGCTCAGGTCGCTGCGCGAGGAGCTGGTCGCGTGA